Genomic DNA from Shouchella patagoniensis:
TGGGTTAAGCGAGGCTTATGAAGAATTACAAGAAATCGCTACTGAAGTTGCTAGAAAACTTCCAACCATCTCTACATTAATCGATTCAAATAAGCAGCAGTATAAGCAAGCTTACTCGGAGATGGAAGATGTACTTTCTCGTTTTGAAACAATGAATACATTGTTTAACAAGTGCTTTCATACGTACGAAACACTTGAGAAAAAGAAAAGCGATTTGAAAAAGAAGTTGAGCAGCTTGAGACAAGAACTTCAAGAGATTGAGAAAGAGGCTCGCCAACAGTATCTTTCCATCAGAACAGCGGACTCCTCACAAGTGGAACGCTCTATCAAATCGGTAGAGCAGTTGATGAACAAATCCCCAATTGATTTGCAGGCAAGTGAAAAACAATTGCAAGAAACAAATCAAATGATTAATCGATTACGTGCGGAAATTGACCGTTTAATTAAAGACAAAAAGCAAATAGAACGAGAGTGGCAAGATGTAGCATCCTCTTACCAGCAGGTTGCTCGAAAATTGACACTAAGTTTCAGTGGCTCCTCTTTTAAACGAAGATTTGAATCTGCTGAAAAGAACGTTAAACAATATTTGCACGAAGGTGCATATGATCACGCAAGACAAGAAATCGATATTGCTCGTCGAGTCATTGATGAGATGCGCCAAGAGGAAAGAAGAATGGCACAAAGCGCTCAATCTGCTGCGACAAGGCACACGATTCGAAATGTTGGTAGAGGTGGAGGCTTTGGCTCTGGTGGTTCTTCACGTGGTGGCTCCCGCGGTGGAGGGAGTAGTTTTAAAGGCCGAGGCGGAGGAAGTAGTTTTAAAGGTAGAGGTGGCGGACGTAAGTTTTAGTCATAACTGAAAGTGGTGAAAGACGACCTAAATCAAATGGGTCGTCTTTTCGTTCATACCTAAAAACATCCTACCGTCCTCTGAAAGAATGGTAGGATAATGATGTTATTCGCTTTTTTGATTAAGTTTCGCTTTTAATGCTGCAAGCTCATCATCAACGCCACTGCTACGGTCAAGTGCTGCAAGCTCATCGTCTAGAGATTTGTTTGCACTACGCAATTCTCCGGACGCATCTGCTTCTGCTTCCTGACGCATGACTTTTTCTTCCATTCGGCTAAAACCGCCTTTTGCACCACTAGAGCCAATGGTAGACATGGATTCATTTACTTTTGAACGAGCTTTTGCGCTTTCAGAACGAGCTTTCAACGAATCTTTTTTCATATTCATATCGCGAAATTCATCTTTCATTTCTCGTAATTTCTCTTTTAACTCCTCTGATAAACGAGCAGCCTCATCATGTGCTTCTTTAAGTGAGTCGCGTTGACTTTGTTGTTTGTTTTTGTCTTCCAATACGCGTCGAGCTAAATCCTCGTCGCCTGATTCAAGTGCTTTCATTGCTTGTTCTTCTCGCTTGGCTACAAGTTCAGCTGATTCATCGTATTGTTTCTTTAGGAGTTTGTCATTTGCTAATTGTTTAGCAACAGCCGCTTCAACCTCCGCAATATCTTTTTCCATGTCTAAAATGTATTGATCCAACATTTTGCTAGGATCCTCTGCCTTATTAAGCATTGAATTTAATTCAGATGAGACAACGGTACGAACACGATTAAAAAATCGAAACATAATCTTTTCCTCCCCAATTTACATGCATTATTTAACGATACCATATTGTAAAACTGATTGTTATACTTACGAACCAAAATGAGAAAAGGTTTCTAATTATTTCTTTCATCGACTCGTGTTATGCTAAATATAGAGAAACCGATGGAGGGACATAATGATGAAAAAGCGAATTGCAATAGATATGGATGAAGTGATGGCTGATTTTAATAAAAAACATCTAACATTGTTTAATGCGGATTATGGAGAGCAGCTGACAATTGAAGATTTACATGGGAAGAAACTACGTGAATTACGACCAGAACTAGAAAAAGAAATTAGGAGTTACATGAAGGATCCAACTTACTTTAGGGATCTTGAAGTAATGAAAGATAGCCAGGAAGTAATACAAGAATTAAGCGAGAGGTATGAAGTTTATATTGCAACTGCGGCTATGCACTTTCCAACTTCTTTTACTGCTAAATATGAGTGGTTGCAAGAACATTTCCCATTTTTAAATGATCAACATTTTGTTTTTTGTGGTGATAAAAGTGTGATAAAAGCTGACTATTTAATTGATGATAATTTATGGCAACTAGAACGGTTTACAGGAGAAGGGCTGTTATATACGGCCCCTCATAATATTCAAGCAACCGGTTATACGCGTGTGAACAATTGGCAGGATGTAAGAGCTTATTTTCTGGAGAAATAACTATATACAAGGGGCGAAGGTATGGAAGAAGCGATTAAAAAAGAGTTAAAAGCAATTGAGCATCATTACCATGTTAAAATCATTTATGCTTGTGAGTCAGGCAGTAGGGCATGGGGCTTCCCATCTGTGGATAGTGACTACGATGTTCGCTTCATTTATTTCCATAAGCCAGAACATTATTTATCGATTGACCCAATAGGTATTGGCAAAAACCGCGATGTAATTGCAGTGCCAATAAACAAAGATCTTGATATTTCTGGTTGGGATTTTACGAAAGCGGCGAAATTGTTAAGAAAATCAAACCCACCCTTACTTGAATGGCTTCAATCAGATATTGTTTATTATGAATTTAGCTCAGTAGCAGCATAGTTACGAAATATAAAGGCAGAGATGGTATCACCAAAGTCTTGTATTCACCATTACTTAAATATGGCAAACAATAATTATCGTGAGTATTTGCAAGGAGAGGTCGTTCGAATAAAAAAACACTTTTATGTGCTTCGACCTATTTTAGCAGCGACATGGATGATGAGGTATAATACATTTCCACCTCTCTCATTTCAAACGCTGGTCAATCAGCTTATTCCAAAAGGCGAGTTAAGGCAACAAATTAATCAGTTACTGGAGGGGAAAATGAGTGGGATGGAACTAGATTTGGAGAAAAGGATTTCCGTATTTCATACCTACTTTGATGAGGCGTTTGAAGAATTAGAGAAATATGCACATTCGGTCGATGAAAAGAAAGTAGACTCGACAGAGAAACTTAATTGTATGTTTCGAAGTGCTTTAAAAGAAGTATGGAATTAAATAAATTAAAGGAGGCTGTGTTAGACAGACACAGCCTCCTTTTTTTATCATTCTTCCGGTCGTTTTCCTGGATCCATTTGTTCACTTGTAGCAGTGCGCAACGGTTTTACTTTTAGATCATTCGTTACACGGATTTGACATGACAAGCGCATGTTGTCGTCTTCAATTCCTTTCTTTTCCCGGGCGCCAGCTTCAGCTTCACCAATCGGTCCTGCATCCCCATCGATGACTTCGCACAGGCAGGTTGTGCAACGAGCATTTCCGCCACAACGGTGAAGAATGTCTACTCCGTTGTCTTCAAGAGCAAGTACGAGTTTTTTTCCACTTTCAACTGTAAATGAATGATAACCTTCAGCGTGAATCGTAGGCATAGTTCATAAACTCCCCTTTATGAATCAATTATGTATCTGCTTTAAGTTTAGCATGAATTGTTTTCTACTGGAAAAATAAAAAGAACAACATTTATATGCTGTTCTTTATGTATAGAATTCGTTCTATCATAGTTATTCTAAACCATAGTGAACGAGGAGTTGGGTCTCCAAATGTTCTGCCTGATCAAAACTAAGGCTGCTTCGTTTGCTTCTTACATAATCTTCAATTGCGCGTAGATAGGCAGATAGCTCGCTAGTCGCGGTTGGTAGAAACCTCTCTGCTCTCTTTTCAACAGCTTTTATATCTTCTTGTGAATACACGGCAGTCGCCCCCTAATTACGTTTTTCTTTTAATTAAGTGTACTGAAAAAATTCTCCCATATCTATTAAAGATTTGATAAAGAGTTAGTGAAACTGTCTTAACAAATAGGAATTAGTGTGGGAATTACCATGATTTGGTTTTGTTTGGTAATAGAATTTGACCATTTATTGACTACCGCTCCTTAAAAGGGGTGGTGGTTTGTTTTCGTTTCAAAAAGGAAATGGAAAGGGGGAGTATTGTGCATACTCTATAAGAGAAGATTACACTCAAACGGGGATTTAAGAGGAGGTTGCTTATGTTATGTCGGTCTAGTGATGAACTTCAGCTCTTGGTTAATCAAGCGAAGGATGTAACGGGCCAAGGAAGTGTAGCTGATTACATACCTGCTTTGGCGCATGCAGAGCAAGAAAAAGTTTCAGTCGCTCTTTATTATCCGGATGGAAGATTGTTTTCTGCAGGTGATACGCAAGAGAACTTTACACTACAAAGCATTTCGAAGGTTCTTTCCCTTGCTTTGGCATTAATTGATAAAGGGGAGGAGCATGTTTTTAATTGGGTAGGAAAGGAACCGACTGGTGACCCTTTTAATTCCATTGCAAAGTTAGAGACAAATAGCCCTTCTAAGCCGTTAAATCCAATGATTAATGCTGGTGCACTCGCGGTTACGCATATGATTGAAGGAGCATCTGTTGGAGAGAGGTTGGAACGTCTGCTTGAGTTTATCCGTTGTTTGGCAAATAACGAAAAGATTGCCTATAACGAGGAAATTGCCAAATCGGAATATGAAACAGCGGACTTAAATCGCTCACTTGCATTTTATATGAAACAGCATGGCGTTATTAATGAAGGGGTAGAAGAATTAATGGATCTTTACACAAAACAATGTGCGATTGAGATGAATTGTATGGATTTAGCACGAATTGGGTGTGTATTCGCGATGGACGGTCGTGATCCAGAAACAGATGAACAGCTTTTACCAATTGATGTTGCGCGTATTTGTAAAACATTCATGGTGACGTGTGGGATGTATAATGCTTCAGGAGAGTTTGCGATTAACGTGGGAATTCCTGCGAAAAGTGGCGTTTCGGGTGGGATAATGGGATCCATTCCAAAGAAGTGTGGTATTGGTATTTATGGACCATCATTAGATGACAAAGGAAATTCAATTGCTGGAATGAAATTGCTTGAGATGATGTCAAAACAGTACTCGTTAAGTATGTTTTAATGATATGAGGGTAGCAGGAAGTGAGTATGATTCCTGCTTTTTCATGTTTCACTCTGGTCCTACCTAACGTATAATCAATAGGCGATGTATAAGGAGCAGAGTAACGTATGTCTAAAATCGAAAAAACGATAAATGCAATTAAATTAGAAGTCTTGGAAAGAAAAAACAAACGTATGACAGTTAAGTTACGTACATTTTTAATGCGCATGGGATATAAACGACGCACGCCTCAACTAGTTGCCAAAGTAGATCAACAGCTAAGTCGCGCTGGCTTGATTGCTTATACTACAAAACGAAATAAACAATGGCATGAATTAAAAATGGAAGAATGGGTGACTTTTGCTGGCAAGGAAACAAGGAAAGAGCAAAATGACAAGTTTATTAGGTATGTAGTGGTGAGAGAAGGCAACAATCCCATTTCATTGTTTGCTCATCAAGAAGATGCGATTGATGCATTAAATAAAGCTGTGCATAAACGATTTGCTGGTATCATTGCGATTCCAACAGGTGGAGGAAAAACAATGACAGCTGTCAGGTGGCTTCTCTCTTTTGCAGTTAAAAGGAAGAAAAAAGTACTGTGGCTCGCACATCGTCATGAACTACTTGAGCAAGCGTTCTATGCATTTAAGCAGCAGGCTTATCGTGAACAACTGAATGGACGCAACGCTTTCCAATGCCGGGTTGTTTCTGGACATGTGGATCATGGTCATGCA
This window encodes:
- a CDS encoding PspA/IM30 family protein, whose amino-acid sequence is MFRFFNRVRTVVSSELNSMLNKAEDPSKMLDQYILDMEKDIAEVEAAVAKQLANDKLLKKQYDESAELVAKREEQAMKALESGDEDLARRVLEDKNKQQSQRDSLKEAHDEAARLSEELKEKLREMKDEFRDMNMKKDSLKARSESAKARSKVNESMSTIGSSGAKGGFSRMEEKVMRQEAEADASGELRSANKSLDDELAALDRSSGVDDELAALKAKLNQKSE
- a CDS encoding 5' nucleotidase, NT5C type yields the protein MMKKRIAIDMDEVMADFNKKHLTLFNADYGEQLTIEDLHGKKLRELRPELEKEIRSYMKDPTYFRDLEVMKDSQEVIQELSERYEVYIATAAMHFPTSFTAKYEWLQEHFPFLNDQHFVFCGDKSVIKADYLIDDNLWQLERFTGEGLLYTAPHNIQATGYTRVNNWQDVRAYFLEK
- a CDS encoding 2Fe-2S iron-sulfur cluster-binding protein — its product is MPTIHAEGYHSFTVESGKKLVLALEDNGVDILHRCGGNARCTTCLCEVIDGDAGPIGEAEAGAREKKGIEDDNMRLSCQIRVTNDLKVKPLRTATSEQMDPGKRPEE
- the glsA gene encoding glutaminase A encodes the protein MLCRSSDELQLLVNQAKDVTGQGSVADYIPALAHAEQEKVSVALYYPDGRLFSAGDTQENFTLQSISKVLSLALALIDKGEEHVFNWVGKEPTGDPFNSIAKLETNSPSKPLNPMINAGALAVTHMIEGASVGERLERLLEFIRCLANNEKIAYNEEIAKSEYETADLNRSLAFYMKQHGVINEGVEELMDLYTKQCAIEMNCMDLARIGCVFAMDGRDPETDEQLLPIDVARICKTFMVTCGMYNASGEFAINVGIPAKSGVSGGIMGSIPKKCGIGIYGPSLDDKGNSIAGMKLLEMMSKQYSLSMF